Proteins encoded in a region of the Frondihabitans sp. 762G35 genome:
- a CDS encoding calcium:proton antiporter has translation MVDTLRKAGPIVVPILALVALVATYHRTLPFAVVILVGVILIAAVLAAVHHAEVVAHKVGEPLGSIVLAVAVTVIEVGLIITLMIGGGDHGTETLARDTAFAAVMITCNGIVGLSLLLGSLRHGLPRFNSEGTGAALGVVATLAGLTLVLPTFTVGASGGRFTGIQLAFIAVVALALYVAFISTQTGRHRDFFLPVEVPGKPADEDHHADPPSTRATVISLVLLAVSLLSVVGLGHAVSPAIEGGLAAAGIPSTFVGVVIAFIVLLPEGIAASRAALKNRLQTSINLGYGSAIASIGLTVPAIAVASIWLEGPLVLGLGPVQIVLLVLTMIVSTLTIAPGRSTRLQGIIHLIILASFVFLAISP, from the coding sequence ATGGTCGACACCCTGAGAAAAGCCGGCCCGATCGTCGTCCCGATCCTGGCGCTCGTCGCCCTCGTGGCGACGTACCACCGCACGCTGCCCTTCGCGGTCGTGATCCTCGTCGGCGTGATCCTGATCGCGGCGGTGCTGGCGGCGGTCCACCACGCCGAGGTCGTGGCGCACAAAGTCGGCGAGCCGCTCGGCTCCATCGTTCTCGCGGTCGCGGTCACCGTGATCGAGGTGGGGCTGATCATCACGCTGATGATCGGCGGCGGCGACCACGGCACCGAGACGCTGGCCCGCGACACCGCCTTCGCCGCGGTGATGATCACCTGCAACGGGATCGTCGGGCTGTCGCTCCTGCTCGGCTCCCTGCGCCACGGCCTGCCCCGCTTCAACTCGGAGGGGACCGGAGCCGCCCTCGGCGTCGTCGCCACCCTCGCCGGCCTCACGCTCGTGCTGCCCACGTTCACGGTCGGCGCCTCCGGCGGGCGCTTCACGGGCATCCAGCTCGCCTTCATCGCCGTCGTCGCCCTCGCCCTCTACGTCGCCTTCATCTCGACGCAGACCGGGCGCCACCGCGACTTCTTCCTGCCCGTCGAGGTGCCGGGCAAGCCCGCCGACGAGGATCACCACGCCGACCCGCCGAGCACGCGCGCGACCGTGATCAGCCTCGTCCTGCTGGCCGTCTCGCTGCTCTCCGTGGTCGGACTCGGCCACGCCGTGTCACCCGCCATCGAGGGCGGGCTCGCCGCGGCCGGAATCCCGAGCACGTTCGTCGGCGTCGTGATCGCCTTCATCGTGCTGCTGCCCGAGGGCATCGCCGCCTCGCGCGCCGCCCTCAAGAACCGCCTGCAGACGAGTATCAACCTCGGCTACGGCTCCGCCATCGCCAGCATCGGCCTCACCGTGCCGGCCATCGCCGTCGCGAGCATCTGGCTGGAGGGCCCGCTCGTGCTGGGGCTCGGGCCGGTGCAGATCGTCCTGCTCGTGCTGACCATGATCGTGAGCACGCTCACGATCGCCCCCGGCCGGTCGACGCGGCTGCAGGGGATCATCCACCTCATCATCCTGGCGTCGTTCGTCTTCCTCGCGATCAGCCCGTAG
- a CDS encoding chloride channel protein: MTSAPAHASWLVRLVFVTLLVGVGAGIAGMAASFALHGIEHLVYGFGEGTFLDDLPTPSSGLKVLALASAGVVGGIGWWALRRWGRPVVPVEQAVEGRRMPVLVTLGNVALQIVIVGLGASIGREVAPRELAALVAQWITRKTGVTARETRILVACGAGAGLAAVYDVPLAGAVFAVEILLAELSIATIIPALATSAIAALVARLVTSAAPLYSVPPLELSPSLIVWSVLVGPVIGFAALAFVVLIKWAGARRPKNWLILVVMPVLFTLVGVISIWLPDVLGNGRALGQLSFAATASLGFIALTVVAKLFTTTVTIGAGAAGGTLQPALALGAGIGAVLGGLWLVVWPGSGIAAFAFVAAAAFLSASMKAPLTALVLVVEFTGQGLTLLVPTLLAIGGSVAVSYMVDRRRRLIAVD; the protein is encoded by the coding sequence GTGACCTCAGCCCCCGCGCACGCCTCGTGGCTCGTCCGCCTCGTCTTCGTCACCCTCCTCGTGGGAGTCGGCGCGGGCATCGCGGGCATGGCCGCCAGCTTCGCCCTGCACGGCATCGAGCACCTGGTCTACGGATTCGGCGAGGGGACCTTCCTCGACGACCTGCCGACGCCGTCGAGCGGCCTCAAGGTGCTCGCCCTCGCGAGCGCGGGCGTCGTCGGCGGCATCGGCTGGTGGGCTCTCCGCCGCTGGGGCCGCCCGGTCGTCCCGGTCGAGCAAGCGGTCGAGGGGCGCAGGATGCCCGTCCTCGTCACCCTCGGAAACGTCGCGCTCCAGATCGTCATCGTGGGCCTGGGCGCCTCGATCGGCCGGGAGGTGGCGCCGCGCGAGCTGGCCGCGCTGGTCGCTCAGTGGATAACCCGCAAGACCGGTGTCACGGCCCGCGAGACGCGGATCCTCGTGGCGTGCGGTGCGGGAGCAGGACTCGCGGCCGTCTACGACGTCCCCCTGGCCGGTGCCGTCTTCGCCGTCGAGATCCTTCTCGCCGAGCTGAGCATCGCCACGATCATCCCGGCGCTGGCGACGTCCGCGATCGCCGCCCTCGTCGCCCGCCTCGTCACCTCCGCCGCGCCGCTGTACTCCGTGCCGCCGCTCGAGCTCAGCCCGTCGCTGATCGTCTGGTCGGTCCTCGTCGGTCCGGTGATCGGGTTCGCCGCTCTCGCGTTCGTCGTCCTGATCAAGTGGGCGGGAGCCCGTCGCCCCAAGAACTGGCTGATCCTCGTCGTCATGCCCGTCCTCTTCACGCTGGTCGGTGTCATCTCGATCTGGCTCCCCGACGTCCTCGGCAACGGTCGCGCGCTGGGTCAGCTGAGTTTCGCCGCGACGGCCTCGCTGGGTTTCATCGCGCTCACGGTCGTGGCCAAGCTGTTCACGACGACAGTCACGATCGGCGCGGGCGCGGCCGGCGGCACGCTCCAGCCGGCTCTCGCCCTGGGAGCCGGGATCGGCGCGGTCCTGGGCGGCCTGTGGCTCGTCGTCTGGCCCGGATCGGGCATCGCCGCCTTCGCGTTCGTCGCGGCCGCGGCTTTCCTCTCGGCCTCGATGAAGGCCCCGCTGACGGCCCTGGTCCTCGTGGTCGAGTTCACCGGACAGGGCCTCACGCTCCTCGTCCCCACCCTCCTCGCCATCGGCGGTTCGGTGGCGGTCAGCTACATGGTCGACCGGCGGAGACGTCTGATCGCGGTCGACTGA
- a CDS encoding MBL fold metallo-hydrolase, whose protein sequence is MRKPAPASVTDLGDGVFFVRASAVNWLVLVDGDSLTLVDTGYPGDADALDGSLAEITRRTGAGHLEAVLVTHAHSDHIGSLGRLHAGSGGRLDVFASAEEVPHVRREVLHQVSVKDLVRHAYDPRVLRWALHATGPERGLDDVAFGPVKPLVTGSALDVPGRPVALLAPGHTPGHTVYHLPQHGLLVTGDALVSGHATVRRTGPQTLPGFFNHDEERTRETADRLALFDADRFAPGHGPVAALPHRVLG, encoded by the coding sequence ATGAGGAAGCCCGCCCCCGCCTCCGTGACCGACCTCGGCGACGGGGTGTTCTTCGTCCGTGCCTCCGCCGTCAACTGGCTCGTGCTCGTCGACGGCGACTCCCTCACGCTCGTCGACACCGGCTATCCGGGCGACGCGGACGCCCTCGACGGGTCGCTGGCCGAGATCACCCGGCGGACCGGGGCCGGACACCTCGAGGCCGTGCTCGTCACACACGCCCACAGCGACCACATCGGATCGCTCGGGCGGCTCCACGCCGGGAGCGGCGGTCGGCTCGACGTCTTCGCGAGCGCCGAGGAGGTGCCGCACGTGAGGCGCGAGGTGCTGCACCAGGTGTCGGTGAAGGACCTCGTTCGACACGCCTACGACCCGCGCGTGCTGCGCTGGGCCCTGCACGCCACCGGGCCGGAGCGGGGCCTCGACGACGTCGCTTTCGGACCCGTGAAACCCCTCGTCACGGGCTCGGCCCTCGACGTCCCCGGCCGGCCCGTGGCGCTGCTCGCGCCGGGACACACGCCCGGCCACACCGTCTACCACCTGCCGCAGCACGGGCTGCTCGTCACGGGCGACGCGCTGGTCAGCGGCCACGCCACCGTCCGCCGCACCGGACCGCAGACGCTCCCCGGCTTCTTCAACCACGACGAGGAGCGGACGCGGGAGACCGCCGATCGGCTCGCCCTGTTCGACGCGGACCGCTTCGCACCCGGCCACGGGCCGGTGGCGGCCCTGCCGCACCGGGTGCTGGGGTAG
- a CDS encoding ketopantoate reductase family protein, with the protein MRYVIVGAGAVGGTLGGRLAQYGHPAVLIARGEHGAAITADGLRLRSPDEDVRIRVPVAATPDEVELRDDDVLVFATKTQQVEAAVREWVDRPVRDAGGSVVGTAGELLPALTALNGVESERIALRAFARVFGVCVWLPGVHLTAGEVAVRIGPSSGTFIMGRFGGPADGASDAAFLEQVAADWRAATFRVFVVDDVMAWKHRKLLANLGNAVQALIGSERSGASRRLREEAASVYAAAGIEVPSDEAEEAWRGNAFDIRDVPGLEGELGGSSWQSLARGGSIETDFLNGEIVLLARSLGMRAPLNAVVQGLARRAGAARAGAGSMSAAELDAALAAGR; encoded by the coding sequence ATGAGATACGTGATCGTGGGAGCCGGGGCCGTCGGGGGAACGCTCGGGGGGAGGCTCGCTCAGTACGGGCATCCTGCGGTGCTGATCGCCCGGGGCGAGCACGGGGCGGCGATCACCGCGGACGGGCTGCGGCTGCGGTCGCCGGACGAGGACGTGCGGATCCGCGTGCCCGTCGCAGCGACGCCGGATGAGGTCGAGTTGAGGGACGACGACGTCCTCGTCTTCGCCACGAAGACGCAGCAGGTCGAGGCGGCCGTGCGGGAATGGGTGGACCGGCCGGTGAGGGACGCGGGCGGATCCGTCGTGGGGACGGCCGGCGAGCTGTTGCCCGCCCTGACGGCGCTCAACGGCGTGGAGAGCGAGCGGATCGCGCTGCGGGCGTTCGCGCGGGTGTTCGGCGTGTGCGTGTGGCTACCCGGTGTGCACCTGACGGCCGGGGAGGTGGCCGTCCGGATCGGGCCGTCGAGTGGGACGTTCATCATGGGGCGGTTCGGCGGGCCGGCGGACGGCGCGTCGGATGCCGCCTTCCTGGAGCAGGTGGCGGCGGACTGGCGGGCGGCGACGTTCCGGGTGTTCGTCGTCGACGACGTGATGGCGTGGAAGCACCGGAAGCTGCTCGCCAACCTCGGGAACGCCGTCCAGGCGCTCATCGGGTCGGAGCGGAGCGGCGCCTCGCGGCGCCTCCGGGAGGAAGCGGCCTCCGTCTACGCCGCCGCCGGCATCGAGGTGCCGAGCGACGAGGCGGAGGAGGCGTGGCGGGGGAACGCGTTCGACATCCGCGACGTCCCCGGCCTCGAGGGGGAGCTCGGCGGGTCGTCCTGGCAGTCGCTCGCGCGGGGCGGATCCATCGAGACGGACTTCCTCAACGGCGAGATCGTACTGCTCGCGCGGTCGCTGGGGATGCGGGCGCCGCTCAACGCGGTGGTGCAGGGGCTGGCGCGGCGCGCCGGGGCGGCGCGGGCGGGTGCGGGGTCGATGTCGGCGGCGGAGCTCGACGCCGCGCTGGCGGCGGGCCGCTAG
- a CDS encoding DUF1294 domain-containing protein translates to MRSVVPLLSVPVYAALFVWRDAVRAFPAGMLWIHVALSVLLAVVYAVDKSAARAGRWRVSERNLLVVGLLGGWPGGVVAQQVFRHKTRKRSFQLAFWATVVVNAVVVLLLV, encoded by the coding sequence ATGCGCTCCGTCGTCCCCCTGCTGTCCGTCCCCGTCTACGCGGCCCTGTTCGTGTGGCGCGACGCCGTGCGTGCGTTCCCGGCCGGGATGCTCTGGATCCACGTGGCACTGAGCGTGCTGCTCGCCGTCGTGTACGCGGTCGACAAGTCCGCCGCCCGGGCCGGTCGCTGGCGCGTCTCGGAGCGGAATCTCCTGGTGGTCGGCCTCCTCGGCGGCTGGCCGGGAGGTGTCGTCGCGCAGCAGGTGTTCCGGCACAAGACGCGCAAGAGGTCGTTCCAGCTCGCGTTCTGGGCGACCGTCGTCGTGAACGCCGTGGTGGTGCTCCTGCTGGTCTGA
- a CDS encoding biliverdin-producing heme oxygenase: MTVAIPFSEVLRERTGAIRTIAGPSASERFMTDLMTGRRSRSDYVGLVAQNHFVYRALEKAAEARGDDPVARAFISPAPTRLPAIREDLRFLIGDDWEERIRPLPTTERYVRRIEAVAATSTGGFVAHHYTRYLGDLAGCQIIRTLMQRQFGFETNGVGFYLFAGIARPREFRSTYRAQLDAAGWSEEEREAVIAEVAVAYGLTEELFDDLASSRQAA; this comes from the coding sequence ATGACCGTAGCGATCCCGTTCTCGGAGGTCCTCCGCGAGCGCACCGGTGCGATCCGGACCATCGCCGGGCCGAGCGCCTCGGAGCGATTCATGACCGACCTGATGACCGGTCGCCGCTCCCGGAGCGACTACGTCGGCCTCGTCGCGCAGAACCACTTCGTCTACCGGGCGCTTGAGAAGGCGGCCGAGGCTCGAGGCGACGACCCGGTCGCGCGCGCGTTCATCTCGCCGGCGCCGACGCGGTTGCCCGCGATCCGCGAAGACCTGAGGTTCCTGATCGGAGACGACTGGGAGGAGCGCATCCGGCCGCTCCCCACGACCGAACGCTACGTGCGCAGGATCGAGGCGGTCGCCGCCACCTCGACCGGCGGCTTCGTCGCCCACCACTACACCCGCTATCTCGGCGATCTCGCGGGCTGCCAGATCATCCGCACCCTGATGCAGCGGCAGTTCGGATTCGAGACGAACGGCGTCGGCTTCTACCTGTTCGCCGGTATCGCGCGGCCGCGCGAGTTCCGCTCGACGTACCGGGCGCAGCTCGACGCGGCGGGCTGGTCCGAGGAGGAGCGCGAGGCCGTCATCGCCGAGGTCGCCGTGGCGTACGGCCTGACGGAGGAGCTCTTCGACGACCTGGCGTCGTCCCGTCAGGCCGCGTGA
- a CDS encoding DUF4383 domain-containing protein codes for MSSSVSLSQSPNRLLGIVVGIVLLLVGLLGFFVATPYPFATPQGGVVIGLFASNGLLASIHVVLGAVLLICALSAALAAKLANLLVGVITLVLGAFGLFFDHTAANIFALNGGDNLLHFIVAVLLLMVGYATDKLIKPRVKQ; via the coding sequence ATGAGCTCGTCCGTCAGCCTCAGCCAGTCCCCCAACCGACTGCTCGGCATCGTCGTCGGCATCGTCCTGCTGCTCGTCGGCCTCCTCGGCTTCTTCGTCGCCACGCCCTATCCCTTCGCCACTCCGCAGGGCGGTGTCGTGATCGGCCTGTTCGCCTCGAACGGGCTGCTGGCGTCGATCCACGTCGTCCTGGGTGCCGTGCTGCTCATCTGCGCCCTTTCGGCGGCCCTCGCCGCGAAGCTCGCGAACCTCCTCGTCGGCGTGATCACGCTCGTCCTGGGCGCGTTCGGCCTCTTCTTCGATCACACCGCGGCGAACATCTTCGCGCTCAACGGCGGCGACAACCTGCTGCACTTCATCGTGGCGGTGCTCCTGCTCATGGTCGGGTACGCCACCGACAAGCTCATCAAGCCGCGCGTCAAGCAGTAG
- a CDS encoding ATP-dependent DNA helicase: MSSIPTLSAEQAAVYDAIENTREHIFVTGRAGTGKSTLLNHLSWNTSKQVVICAPTGVAALNVGGQTIHSLFRLPIGLIADHDIEQNAELRKLLNTIDTLVIDEVSMVNADLLDAIDRSLRQARQRKNEAFGGVQVVLFGDPYQLAPVPGDGDERAYFTDHYRSMWFFDAHVWEEATLRILELAFIHRQSDSGFKEMLNAVRHGRVTAEIAGALNAAGARPVPEDGTITLATRNDTVNRINKLQLERLPGSVKTAKAEVTGDFTGRAFPADEALELKPGAQVMFLRNDSDQRWVNGSVGVVTKIRDTVFVELDGEEVEVQPAVWEKFKYSYSQTTKELKKDIVAEFQQFPLRLAWAVTIHKSQGKTYDSAIVDLGSRVFSAGQTYVALSRITSLEGLYLSRPLRPSDIIVDLDVRRFMSQATRVPAIQAGSVAG, from the coding sequence GTGAGTTCGATCCCCACGCTGTCGGCAGAGCAGGCGGCCGTCTACGACGCGATCGAGAACACCCGCGAGCACATCTTCGTCACGGGTCGCGCGGGCACCGGCAAGTCGACCCTGCTCAACCACCTGTCCTGGAACACCTCCAAGCAGGTCGTCATCTGCGCCCCCACGGGCGTCGCCGCGCTCAACGTCGGTGGGCAGACGATCCACTCGCTGTTCCGGCTGCCCATCGGCCTCATCGCCGACCACGACATCGAGCAGAACGCCGAGCTCCGCAAACTCCTCAACACCATCGACACGCTCGTGATCGACGAGGTGTCGATGGTCAATGCCGACCTGCTCGATGCCATCGACCGGTCGCTCCGGCAGGCCCGCCAGCGCAAGAACGAGGCGTTCGGCGGCGTGCAGGTCGTGCTCTTCGGCGACCCCTACCAGTTGGCGCCGGTCCCGGGCGACGGCGACGAGCGGGCCTACTTCACCGACCACTACCGGTCGATGTGGTTCTTCGACGCGCACGTGTGGGAGGAGGCGACGCTCCGCATCCTGGAGCTCGCCTTCATCCACCGGCAGAGCGACTCCGGCTTCAAGGAGATGCTCAACGCCGTCCGGCACGGCCGCGTCACGGCCGAGATCGCCGGAGCCCTCAACGCCGCGGGAGCCCGTCCCGTGCCGGAGGACGGCACCATCACGCTCGCGACCCGCAACGACACGGTCAACCGCATCAACAAGCTCCAGCTGGAGCGGCTGCCGGGCAGCGTCAAGACGGCCAAGGCCGAGGTGACGGGCGACTTCACCGGCCGGGCCTTCCCGGCCGACGAGGCGCTCGAACTCAAGCCGGGGGCGCAGGTGATGTTCCTCCGCAACGACTCCGATCAGCGCTGGGTCAACGGCAGCGTCGGCGTCGTCACGAAGATCCGCGACACGGTGTTCGTCGAACTCGACGGCGAGGAGGTCGAGGTGCAGCCGGCCGTGTGGGAGAAGTTCAAGTACTCCTACTCGCAGACGACCAAAGAGCTGAAGAAAGACATCGTCGCCGAGTTCCAGCAGTTCCCGCTGCGGCTGGCCTGGGCCGTGACGATCCACAAGTCGCAGGGCAAGACCTACGACAGCGCGATCGTCGACCTCGGGTCGCGGGTGTTCAGTGCCGGGCAGACGTACGTCGCGCTGAGCCGGATCACCTCGCTCGAGGGGCTCTACCTGTCGCGGCCGCTGCGACCCAGCGACATCATCGTCGACCTCGACGTGCGGCGCTTCATGTCGCAGGCCACGCGGGTGCCCGCGATCCAGGCGGGGAGCGTCGCGGGCTAG
- a CDS encoding oxygenase MpaB family protein: MPRPVDPAFEAVLLAGAGCAILLQLARPEVGYGVARHSDFVRNPLARLHGTLTYVYAVTAGTPDDRAVAARYVSRMHAPVHAEASGYAPAYDARDPDLQLWVAATLYDTGTRVYARTLGNPPEAVADDLYVRYAALGTELDLPPGAWPPDRAAFAAYWRDSVAALRVDETIRGQADALWRAEAAPRWVRALMPLNRFVTAGFLPPRVREMYGMTWNAARQRRFDRLWSIVAFVYPRLPVRLRTAPKRYYLRRLRALAGTPHDS, from the coding sequence ATGCCCCGCCCCGTCGATCCCGCGTTCGAGGCCGTCCTCCTCGCCGGAGCCGGCTGCGCGATCCTCCTGCAGCTCGCCCGTCCCGAGGTCGGTTACGGAGTCGCGAGGCACAGCGACTTCGTTCGCAATCCACTCGCCCGCCTCCACGGCACCCTGACCTACGTCTACGCGGTGACCGCCGGGACGCCCGACGATCGCGCCGTCGCGGCTCGCTACGTGAGCAGGATGCACGCCCCCGTCCACGCCGAGGCCTCCGGCTACGCACCGGCCTACGACGCGCGCGACCCCGACCTCCAGCTGTGGGTTGCGGCGACCCTCTACGACACCGGGACCCGCGTCTACGCGCGCACGCTGGGCAACCCGCCCGAGGCCGTCGCGGACGACCTGTACGTCCGGTACGCGGCCCTCGGCACGGAGCTCGACCTGCCGCCGGGGGCGTGGCCACCGGACCGCGCGGCGTTCGCCGCCTACTGGCGCGACTCCGTGGCGGCGCTGCGGGTCGACGAGACGATCCGCGGCCAGGCGGATGCGCTCTGGAGAGCGGAGGCCGCCCCGCGCTGGGTGCGGGCGCTCATGCCACTGAACCGGTTCGTGACGGCGGGCTTCCTTCCGCCGCGTGTGCGGGAGATGTACGGGATGACGTGGAACGCCGCCCGGCAGCGACGATTCGATCGGCTGTGGTCGATCGTCGCTTTCGTGTACCCGAGGCTGCCGGTGCGGCTGCGCACCGCGCCGAAGCGCTACTACCTCCGGCGGTTGCGGGCCCTGGCGGGAACGCCGCACGACAGCTGA